The Lycium barbarum isolate Lr01 chromosome 10, ASM1917538v2, whole genome shotgun sequence genome includes a region encoding these proteins:
- the LOC132614823 gene encoding uncharacterized protein LOC132614823, with amino-acid sequence MYGNQLLAAVGLDANNNIFPVAYAVVEKETKETWSWFLKHLAGDLEIDYQESWTFMSDKQKGLIEAFNEILPYVGHRFCVRHLHNNFKKAGFFGLSLKMAVWAAAKATTVKFFKICMEKMHELDAEAAAWLNEKPPTEWSKSHFSSGAKCDVLLNNMCECFNSMILDARDKPIITLLEKLRYLLMARFQANRDKVERWNSGDICPRIKDILHKNESVAAAFIPIKSNQCNYEILGASIADNWAVDLQNRNCSCRKWTITGIPCKHAISAIWAKKDDVLDYVDDCYKVDTYRRIYEKTIFPINGSQLWPKSNKVPPLPPILVRQNKRGRDQKLRRREQDEAGSSRTRMKKKQISVNCSFCHKPGHNIRTCKLKWVYMRQLFGCLLLHQFPKNYRLEEQILDQPKIILIFSVVLQLFFVGLNMVQHLFVFCEGQKVLLVLRTYGGAAIFCSMTIVQMPFVFFL; translated from the exons ATGTATGGGAATCAGTTATTAGCAGCAGTGGGTCTCGATGCCAACAATAACATATTTCCAGTAGCATATGCCGTTGTTGAAAAGGAAACCAAGGAGACATGGTCATGGTTTTTAAAACACTTGGCTGGTGACTTAGAGATTGACTATCAAGAAAGCTGGACCTTTATGTCTGACAAACAAAAAGGTCTTATTGAAGCATTTAATGAGATTTTGCCATATGTTGGTCATAGATTTTGTGTGAGACACCTCCATAACAATTTTAAGAAGGCTGGATTTTTTGGTTTGTCCCTCAAGATGGCAGTTTGGGCTGCTGCAAAGGCTACAACTGTGAAGTTCTTTAAAATATGTATGGAGAAGATGCATGAATTGGATGCAGAAGCCGCTGCATGGTTGAATGAAAAACCACCCACTGAATGGTCTAAATCACATTTCTCTTCAGGCGCTAAATGTGATGTTTTGTTGAATAATATGTGTGAATGTTTTAACAGTATGATTCTTGATGCTCGAGACAAGCCTATCATAACTTTGTTGGAGAAGTTAAGATATCTTCTTATGGCTAGATTCCAAGCGAATAGGGATAAAGTGGAAAGATGGAATTCAGGTGATATTTGCCCTCGGATTAAGGACATATTGCACAAGAATGAATCTGTGGCAGCTGCATTTATTCCAATCAAATCGAATCAGTGCAATTATGAGATTCTTGGAGCATCGATTGCCGACAATTGGGCTGTGGACCTACAAAACAGAAACTGTAGTTGTAGAAAATGGACTATAACAGGAATTCCTTGCAAACATGCAATATCGGCTATTTGGGCTAAAAAAGATGATGTTCTTGATTATGTTGATGATTGCTATAAAGTTGACACATATAGAAGAATTTATGAAAAAACCATCTTTCCGATTAATGGATCACAATTGTGGCCTAAATCAAATAAGGTTCCTCCTTTGCCTCCGATACTTGTAAGACAAAACAAGAGGGGAAGAGATCAGAAATTGAGGAGACGAGAACAAGATGAAGCGGGATCAAGTAGAACAAGAATGAAGAAAAAGCAAATATCTGTTAATTGTAGCTTCTGTCACAAGCCTGGCCATAACATAAGAACCTGTAAATTAAAGTGGGTGTATATGAGACAGCTTTTTGGATGCCTCCTACTTCATCAGTTCCCGAAAAATTACCG GTTAGAAGAGCAAATCCTGGACCAACCCAAGATTATTTTGATATTTAGTGTGGTGTTGCAATTATTTTTTGTTGGGCTAAACATGGTGCAACACCTTTTTGTTTTTTGTGAAGGACAGAAAGTATTGCTTGTTTTGAGGACATATGGTGGTGCTGCTATTTTTTGTTCAATGACCATAGTGCAAAtgccttttgttttttttttgtga
- the LOC132614824 gene encoding RING-H2 finger protein ATL78-like yields the protein METTSTQFIQEFMENFRYSRRLLVAAPPQYHPDQPTMAPSTAPRISHDSTDVLLVNNIPIDTRVIIVLSVIFCGLICTLFLNSIVKFAFRCSSLLLADPSSNHRNPSRLKLANTGIKKKTLGTFPVITYTNELEHSGFDSECVICLSEFGIGEKVKVLPKCNHCFHVQCIDKWLNSHSSCPTCRHCLIDTCQKIVKDNSISTIAIVNPDQMASDTSSSAPVQEVIVRIEGVVSSN from the coding sequence ATGGAAACTACATCCACCCAATTCATTCAAGAATTCATGGAGAATTTCCGCTACTCAAGAAGACTACTTGTAGCTGCCCCTCCACAATACCACCCTGATCAGCCCACCATGGCTCCATCAACCGCCCCTCGAATCAGCCACGACTCAACAGATGTACTACTAGTGAACAACATCCCGATTGATACAAGAGTTATAATAGTCTTGTCAGTAATTTTTTGTGGCTTGATTTGTACGCTTTTCTTGAACTCCATCGTAAAGTTTGCATTTAGGTGCTCCAGCCTATTGTTGGCTGACCCATCATCAAATCATCGAAACCCTTCTAGATTAAAGCTAGCAAATACCGGGATCAAGAAGAAAACCCTAGGGACGTTCCCAGTTATAACCTACACGAATGAGTTGGAACATTCAGGATTTGACTCTGAGTGTGTCATTTGCTTATCAGAATTTGGAATTGGAGAGAAAGTTAAGGTTTTGCCTAAGTGCAACCATTGCTTCCACGTCCAATGTATCGATAAATGGCTTAATTCCCACTCTTCTTGCCCTACTTGTAGGCACTGCCTCATTGATACTTGCCAAAAAATTGTCAAAGACAATTCTATTAGTACAATTGCAATTGTCAACCCTGATCAGATGGCTAGTGATACTTCATCATCAGCACCAGTTCAAGAAGTCATAGTAAGGATTGAAGGTGTAGTATCAAGCAATTAA